From Rhodospirillaceae bacterium:
CATGGATGTGGGCCGCAAAATGGTCGCAACACCCATGGATGGGTCCTTGCGACTTGCCGGAACTCTTGAATTTGGTGGCCTGGATGCGCCCGCCTCCAAAGGCCCGCCTGAATTGTTAATGCGCGGGGCCAGGGCGATGCTGCCCGGACTGGAATTTGAATCGAAGAAGACCTGGATGGGGCATCGCCCCGCACCGACCGACAGCCTGCCCGTTCTGGGCCCGGCACCGGGTAGCAAAAAGGTCTTTTTCGCCTACGGACATCATCATGTTGGTTTGACCGCCGGGCCTAAAACCGGCAGGATCATTGCTCAGCATGTGATGGGTCTTCAACATAACATCAATCTTGATGCTTATCGTTGTGACCGATTTAACTGACGACGAATAATACCAATTGTTGAAAACAGGGAGAGATAAGACATGCGAAATAAATTCTTAACAGCTATTGGCGCTGTTGGTGCGGTAGTCGCTTTGGGTAGCGGTGTCGCGCACGCCGAAAAATGGGATATGCCGATGGCCTATTCTGCAACCAACTTCCATTCCGCGACAGGCGCTGAATTTGCCAAATGCGTGACCATGGGAACCGGTGGTTCCATTGAAGTCGTCACACACCCTTCCGGCTCATTGTTCAAGGGCGGCGACATCAAACGCGCCATCCAGACCGGGCAGGCCCCGATTGGCGAGCGCTTGCTTTCTGGCCATCAGAATGAAAATGCCTTGTTCGGTTTTGACTCAATTCCATTCCTGGCTACGTCTTTCGATGATTCGGCAAAACTGTGGAAAGCCGCCAAGCCGACATTGACCAAACTTCTGGACAGCCAGAACCTGGTTCTGCTGTATGCCGTCCCATGGCCGCCGCAGGGCTTGTACTTCAAGAAGGAAGTCAACGCGGTCGCCGATATGAAGGGCATCAAGTTCCGTTCTTACAATACCGCGACGGCGCGTCTGGCTGAATTGACAGGCATGTTGCCGGTGACCATTGAAGCGGCGGAAATTTCACAAGCTTTTGCCACCGGCGTTGCTGAATCCATGGTTTCATCCGGCTCTACCGGTTACGACCGTAAAGTCTGGGAAAGCCTGACCCATTTCTACGAAGTTGATGCATGGCTTCCGCGCAACTACGTCATGGTCAACAAAGACGTTTGGGGGGGCACCTCCAAAGCCAACCAGAACGTCCTGCGTGGCTGTGCTTCACTGGCCGAATACACCGGACTGTATCGTTCTATCGAATACACCCAGTTCACCTTGAACGGCCTTAAAGCCGGTGGCATGACCGTTGGTCCTGCCGGTGACAAGCTGGTGTCCGACCTGAAAGAAATCGGCAAAACAATGACGACTGAATGGCTGGCGAAATCCGGCGCTGAAGGCAATGCGATTGTCGATGCTTTCAAAGCTATGAAATAAAGGCTTGTCGGGGGTCGCCTTGAAACAGGTGATCCCCGACGTTTTTTTATCTTAAAAACGGGGGTCAATCATGAAAGCCTTTGGGATATCCGTTCGCTCGATGCTGGATCGTCTCTATTTTGGTAGTGGTATTCTGGCTGCCCTGTTTCTTATTTCGATTTTATCTTTAATCGTTATTCAAATGCTGGCCCGCTGGACCGGCGAAGTGTTTTCAGGCGCCCCCGATTACGCCGGTTACTGTATGGCGGCTGCTTCTTTTTTCGCCTTTGCCCACGCCCTTAATCGTGGCGCCCATATTCGTGTCAGCATCCTGCTCAATGCCGTCGGCCCGAAAGTTCGCCGAGTGCTTGAAATCTGGTGCTTTTCCATTGCCACGGGGCTGGGTTGGTACTTTGTCTATTACGCGACGAAAGCGACTTACTGGTCCTGGAAGTTCGGCGATATCAGCCAGGGGCAGGACGCGACCCCGTTATGGATACCGCAATCGTCGATGGTTATTGGCAGCACGATTTTCGCCATTGCCCTGACCGATCATTTAATCCATGTCCTGATTTCCGGTGATCACCGCATCGAAGCCGATGTCGTTGAACAAAGTCATGGGGAGTAAGAACAATGGATGAATTTCAACTGATCGCGATTTTCCTTTTCATCCTGTTCCTTCTGCTGGGAACCGGCATCTGGGTCGGACTGGCCCTGCTCGGCGTTGCCTTTGTCGGCATGGAAATGTTCACAACACGGCCGGTCGGCGATACCATGATCACGACCATCTGGAGCGCCTCCTCCTCATGGACCCTGACGGCCCTGCCATTGTTTATCTGGATGGGGGAAATCCTGTACCGAACGCGATTATCCGAAGACATGTTCCGCGGCCTGTCGCCGTGGCTGGGCAAGTTGCCGGGCGGGCTTATTCACACCAACATTGTTGGTTGTACGATTTTTGCGGCAGTTTCCGGATCCTCCGCTGCGACCCTGACCACGGTCGGCAAGATGTCGATCCCGGAACTTCGCAAGCGCGAATATCCCGAACATATGATCATCGGCACCCTGACCGGGGCTGCGACTCTTGGTCTGATGATACCGCCTTCGCTGACGTTGATTGTCTACGGGGTGACCATTAACGAGTCGATTTCCAAACTGTTCATGGCCGGTATTCTGCCGGGCCTTGTTCTGGCGACCATGTTCATGGGTTACGTGGCGATTTATTCAAAGGTCTCGTCAAATTTCAAACCGATCCCCGAGCCAGACATGACGCTGTCTGAAAAAATCGCCAATTCAAAATTCCTGATTCCGGTGATCTGCCTGATTCTTGTCGTCATCGGCTCCATGTATATGGGCTACGCGACGGCGACAGAAGCTGCCGCCTTTGGTGTCCTGGGATCGTTGGCGCTGGCCGGTTCTCAAGGGTCGCTTTCGTGGAAAACTTTCACCGCAAGCCTGATGGGGGCGACCCGTACCTCGGCCATGATCGCGCTTATTCTGGCTGGCGCTTCCTTCCTGTCGCTGTCCATGGGCTTTACCGGATTGCCCCGGGCACTGGCTGAATGGATTGCGGTTCTTGAATTAAGCCGCTTTGAATTGCTGATGGTGCTGCTGGTGTTCTACATCGTTCTTGGTTGTTTCCTTGACGGCATTTCTTCCGTGGTGCTGACCATGGCCGTGGTCGAGCCGATGATCCGGGCTGCCGGGATCGATGTCATCTGGTTCGGTATCTTCATCGTCGTCGTCATCGAAATGGCGCAAATCACCCCGCCCATCGGCTTTAACCTGTTTGTCATGCAAGGGATGACAAAACACGAAATGGGCTACATCTCAAAAGCCGCCATCCCGATGTTCCTGATTATGGTGCTGATGGTGTTTGTGCTGATTTTTTTCCCTGAACTGGCGACGTATCTGCCCGATAACATGAAAAATATCAATTCGACTTAGAGGATTCCATCTTGACGCGATCTCACAAGATTAAGTCCGGTCGTGTCCATCTCGTCGACTTGCCGGTTGAGGAAATTCATTCCCACGGTAGCGGTGACATTGGTTCAGTTAAGTCTGTTATTCTTGAATTGATCACCGATACCGGCATTACCGGTTGGGGCGAAGCGTCGCCGTGGCCGGTCTTCACCGGCACCCCGGAAGCCAATGCCAGTGCCTTAAAGGACTATTTCATTCCGGCCATCATCGACCGTTCGCCCTTTGATGTGGAAGTCCTGATGGCTGAAGCCGAAAAGACCGTCGTTCACTGCCAGGAAGCCAAGGCGGCGCTTGAAACGGCGCTTCTCGATATTCAGGGAAAAGCGCTTGGCCTGCCCATTCACGATTTGCTGGGTGGGCGTCACCGGGACAAGGTTGGCTTAAGTTTTTCCATTGCCAATCCGAATTTCGATGAAGAGCGGGTCAAGGTCGAACGCCTGTTTGACGAGGGCGTGCGTATTTTCAAACTGAAGACCGGTTTCAATGGCCATGACTTTGATTTGATGCGGGTCCAGTGGCTGCGCGAGAAATATGACGATCAGGTCGATCTTCGCATTGATTACAATCAGGGAATGAACGCCCACGAGGCGCTGCCGCGACTGCGTGATTTTGAAAGTTTCGGGTTGTCTTTTATCGAGCAGCCGGTCCCCCGCGATAATCTTGAGGCGATGTCCCACTTCACCGATGTCCTGACGACCCCGGTGATGGCCGATGAGTCGGTCTTTACGCCGCGTGAAGCCTATGTCGGCGGGCAAATGAGAGTGGCCAATATCTACAGCCTTAAGATTATGAAAAGTGGTGGCTTGCGGCGCGCTCTTGAGGTCGCCTCCATCGCCCGGGCGGCGGGTATTGGCGTTTACGGCGGCTGCATGTTTGAAACCGGCGTTGCTCACGCGGCAGGGGCCCACCTGATGGCGGCATTGCCTGAGCTTGATCTGGGCTGCGAGTTCTATATGGCCACGTATTATTTATGCGAGGATATTCTGACCCAGCCTTTCCCGGTTAAGGATGGCCATGTCCACATTCCGACGGGGCCGGGCCTTGGTATTGATGTTGATCGCAGCAAGCTTGAAAAGTACGCCTCCTAAACCTCTGGTAAATGAAGTGCCCATGTTCCAAGCCTTTCCGGAAATTGCCCTTGGCGTATATGCGATGGCCTTCGCCGTCGTTTTTTTTGCCGCCATCGTCCAAAGCGCCATTGGCATGGGCTTTGGGCAGGTCGCAGGGCCGCTTCTGTTGTTGATCAATGCGGATTTTGTCCCTGTTCCGATCATCATGATGGGGATGCTTGTGGCGACCATGAACGCGATCAAAGGCCGCAAACAGGTTGTTGTTGGGGAACTGGGCTTTTCCCTGGCTGGCCGGACTATTGGCTCTGTCGCGGCCGCTTGGGTGATGGTGTTGATGGTCGATAAGGAAGCCTTCTCCTTGTTGTTTGCGGGACTTATATTGCTCGCCGTCGGCCTTAGCCTCGGCAAGTGGCAACTGTTTCCAAACCCCAAAACATTGTTAATTGCGGGAACCGCTTCGGGTTTTATGGGCACCATAACCTCGGTCGGGGCGCCACCCATGGGGATCGTTTATCAACACAGCCCCGGACCCATGGTGCGCGCCACCCTGAACGCCTTTTTCGCTTTTGGAACGCTCGCCTCGCTTTGCGCGCTTGGCTGGTTTGGTCTTTTGCGTCAGGATCATCTGATGTTCGCCATAGCCTTAACACCTGCCTTGCTGCTTGGAATCTGGATTTCAAAACACCTGACGTCCTTTGTCGACAGGCGGTTTCGTAAACTGGTTCTGGGTGTTTGCATTGTTTCCTCACTGGCGGTCATTTGGGATGCGCTGGCATGATGTTTTTGCTGCGAACGATGGGGCGTCACGCCTCCCGGGTGCTGGTTGCAGGGGTGGTTCTGGGCCTGATGTTACCGGGTCTTGGCAACATTATTGGCGTGATGCTTCCACTGCTGGTGGTGATGTTGCTGGCGGTGGCGATGATGCGTGTCGATGTTCCGCAGGTATTGCTGCATTTGCGCCGCCCCTTCAGATTGGCGGCGGTGCTTGTTTTCTTCATGGCCGTAACACCTTTAGTCGTTCACCTGCTGGCCGGGTATTTCAATTTGTCACCGGCCCTTCATATGGGGCTGGTTCTTCTGGTTTGTGCGCCACCGCTTTCGGCAAACGCCAGTATGGCGGCCTTTCTCGGGCTAGATGACGCGCTTGTCCTTAATGTTACGATTGTTGGAACCTTGCTCGTACCTTTGAGCGCCCCGCTGCTGGCCGCAACACTGTTTGAAACCGCCATCGATCTTGACGTCGCCTCGATGTTTATGCGGCTTGCCCTCGCCACTGGCTTGTCACTGGGTTCGGCCTATGTATTACGTCGCGCTTTCGGGCGTCAGCGCATTGAGAGAAATTTCGATGTTCTCGATGGCATCTCGTCGCTTCTGATGGTGATTTTCGCCATCGTCGTCATGAACGGCATTGCCGTGACGGGCACACACGGATGGCCGCAGGTCGTCAGCGTTCTTGGCCTTGTCTTGCTGGTAAACTGGGGGATGCACGGCCTGTCGGCTTTGGGTTTCCACCTCTTCTGTGATCTGCGAAAGGCGACGTTTACACCCCAGGACGGGGCGATTTCACTGATGATGGGCAATCGCAACATGGCGCTGATTATGGCCGTGCTGCCAGCCGAATTGGCGGGATCTCTGCTGCTGTTTTTCGCTTTGTATCAGGTGCCCATATACCTGACCCCGATACTGGCAAAGCCGCTTTACGGGCGCTTGCTGTCAGGGCCTTCCAGATCGGCCAGTTGACGGTCAATGACCTCAAGCATTTGGCTGTAATCCATTTTATCATAATGACCCGGATAGACACATTGCACAGGAAGTGCGCGCATCCGTCGCAAGCTGGTGCAGTAAGCGTCCGGGTCGGGGGGTGGCCAGGCGTCGCCGTGCCTGCCGTCATACAGCATGTCACTGGTGAACAGGCTACCGGTGGCGGCTTCCCATATGACCAGCCCGCCGGGGGTTCGGCCCGCCGTATGCATGACCTCAAGGCTTCGGTTCCCAAGCTCGAACCTGTCGCCGTCCTCGACAAGCCGGGAAGGTTGGGCACCCGTCAGAGCATAATTTTCCAGCAGGTAACCTTGGTAAGGCAAAGCCCACAACGTCTGGTCGTTCAAATATCGATGGACCTCCGCCTGTTCGGCGTCAGGGGATAAGAGTTCGGGGGCGTCGAGCCTGTGGCAGGCGCGATCTGAAAACCCGTGCCAGCCACCCGAATGGTCATAGTAGCAATTGAGCGCTACCGCCGTAACCGGCTTTGCCGCAACGGCTTCGATCAAAGGGGCCGAGGGCACCATCCCGCAGCCGGTATCAATAGCCAAGTCACGCTCGCTGCCGCGGACCAGCCAGATGTCGCCAACGGCAAAGGTATCAATATGGGATTCCCGAAAGCGCAGGATGTTGTCGGCGCAGGGCTCGATGGAATACCAGACTTCTGCGACCGCTTTGCCCGTCATCTTAGCCAGGCACGAAGCGGTCGCGATGGGGCGGTTGCAGCTCTGTTTCCTCAAGCTCGCGGGCGTAACGGTGACCGGCGTAGACGGCGGCTGCAATAATCGCCGGGGCGTCACAGTCACCAATGCGCTGCACTGTTTGCGGTGCGCCGCTGGCGCCGGTTTCTTTAAGCTCAAGCAGTTCATGATAGAGCCCATCATTGGGCAGTCGCGCCGTGACCATAACCAGGGCGTCCGTGGCGATCGATTTTTCCCGGTCGCTATAGACGCAACGGGTCATCGCTTCTCTGCCATTAAAAGCCTCAAGGCCATGGGCGGTGACAATGTCGACACCCAACTCCATCAACTTGCTCTGGGTGCGTGATTGCTCGACGGTGTATTCGCCCCAGGCCGAGACCTTGTTCTCGGGCGTTACCAGCGTCACGCTGATCCCGGCGCTGGCCAGTTTTTCGGCGATCACCCCGCCCATATAGTAGTGATCGTCATCAAAAAGCACGACCCGGCCTTCGGGCAGGCGGCCGTCCATGATGTCATCGGGGGTGAACACCTTCTTCTTCGGCCCTAATGTGGTCAGGGCTTTCAGGTGGTGGCGACCGAAACCGTCGGCCCGCCAGTGTGCCCCTGTGGCGATGACCACGTGTTCGGCCTCGAAGGCCAATACGTCTTCGGCGGTAAGCTCGCTTTCCCGGTAAATTTCAACATTTGGCATTTTCTCGATTTGTTGCAGGCGGTAATCGCGAACCCGTGCCCATTCATTTAAACCCGGCAGGGCGGACTCGCGGCTGACCCGGCCACCCAGGTCGCGGGTTGCTTCGGCGACGGCCACTTCGTAACCACGCAGGCCAAGGGCGCGGGCGGCTTCAAGTCCTGACGGCCCGGCCCCGACAACAAGAACCTTGGCATTGGATGCCTTACTTTGAATTTTTTCAGGGTGCCAGCCGCGTCGCCATTCCTCGGACATGGTCGGGTTCTGGGTGCAGCGGATGGGAACGCTCTGACCATCACCTGAATAACAAATGTTGCAGCCGATGCATTCGCGAATATCTTCAAAGCGGCCTTCGCGAATTTTTGTCGGGATGAACGGATCGGCAATGGACGGGCGGGCGGCGCCAATGAAATCGACAATGCCGCGCTTGACTTGGGACAGCATGGCGTCAGGCGAGGTGAAGCGACCGACGGTGACAACCGGTTTCGTGGTCACCGACTTGACGAAAGACATATAGTCCTCGAGCGCCCCTTCCTTGGCGAAGCGCGAATGGCCCATTTCGTAGCTGTAGTCGTTGATGTTGATGTCCCACAGGTCGGGCAGTTCGGCCATTATTTCAAGCATCTCGCGGCTTTCGCCAGTGATCGGTACACCGTCCTCGCCGGTGGTTTCATCGGCGGAAAAACGTACCGCCACGGCGCAGGTGTCGCCGACCGCTTCTTTTGTTTCCTCGATCAGTTCACGAACCAGACGGACCCGGTTTTCCAGTGAGCCGCCGTATTCATCGGTGCGGGTGTTGGTTTCCGGTGACAGGAAATGCGACAGCAGATAGCCATGGGTGGCGTAGACGTAGACGACATCGAACCCGGCCTCCCTGGCGCGCAGGGCGGCCTGGCGGTGCCAAAGCCTGAGGTCGCGGATATCGGATTTGTCCATGGCCCGGGTCTGGTAGGGATTGCCGGCCAGATTGGGCATACTGGAAACATCCATGGAAACTTCACGGGAGAAAAGGTTGCTCGCCCGGCTGCCGCCATACCACAGTTCGGCCCCGGCCAATGCGCCATACTCGTGGACCTGCTCGGTCATCAGCGCGTGGGCCTTGATGTCGCCGTCGTCCCAAAGCGAGGCGTAAGGGAAGGGCAGGTCGTCGGACGTGGGGTGGATCGAGCAATATTCCGTATTGATCACGCCCCAACCGCCTTCTGCCTTGGTGGCCCGCAGTCCGGCCAGCATTTGCGGTCGCAACCAGCCCAGGCCGGTGCAATGGGGAACCTGATAGAAACGGTTCGGCGCTGTTACCGGGCCGATTTTGACGGGCTCGAATAACAGATCGTAGCGTTTGTCCTGCTCAGCCATTCCAGATGCCCTCCTTGCGGACATCATCCATGGCCATTTCAATACCCTTGCGCAGGATGCCGACCAGTTCATCAATCTGCTCAGGCGTGATGGTCAAGGGCGGCGACATTACGCACATGTTAATCATTGGCCGTACCATCAGCCCTAAGGACTGGCAGTGTTTGTCGATGCGATTGCCGATCTCGTAATCCATGACAAGCGGGTCTTTATGATCCTTACTGATGACGCATTCGACGCAGCCCATCAGGCCCATCCCCCGAACGTCGCCGACTATCGGGATGTCGAGCAGTTCAGCCAGGCGTTCCTGAAAATAGGGGCCAACCGTGCGGACGTTTTCGAACAGCTTTTCACGTTCCATGATTTCGATGTTCTTAAGGGCCGCGGCGCAGGCCACCGGATGGCCGGAATATGTGAAGCCGCTGGAGAAAACGGCGTCGCTGAATTCCTCGCTGCTGACCTGTGAGAGAACCCGCTCGTTTATCAGCACGGCGCCCAAAGGCTGGTAGCCCGATGTCAAACCCTTGGCCGAGGTGATGATGTCAGCATCGACATTGAATACGTCCTTGCTGGCGAAAAAATGCCCCAGCCGACCGAAGCCTGTGACCACTTCATCAGAGATGTAAAGAACATCGTGCTGGCGACAAACGCTTGCGCATTTGGCGTGATAGCCTTCTGGGGGCATGATCACGCCGCCGGAAGCCAGAATCGGTTCGGCGATGAAGGCGGCGACTTTATCCGCGCCGAGCTCAAGAATTTTATCTTCCAGGTCCCTGACCTTAGCCTCACAAAAATCTTCGACGCTCATGCCTTCGGGACGCCGGTAGGTGTTGGGGGAGGGCAGCAGATGGACGAAATTTTCCTCGAAATCCATATAGCTTTTGTCGCGTTCCTTACCCGAACACGAAGACGCGAGGAAGGTGCTGCCGTGATAGGCGTCATGACGGGAAATGATGTGCTTTTTTTGCGGTCGCCCCAGAACATTATTGAAAAACATGGTGAAGCGAAGGGCTGAATCGACCGCGGTCGAACCGCCGGTTGTGAAAAACACGTGGTTGAATCCATCCGGCGCGATGCTGACGATTTTATCGGCCAGTTCGGCCGCAGGAGCATTGGTCAGGCTCCACGGGCTGTAATAGGTCATGCGCCGGGCCTGTTCGGCAATCGCTTCGGCGATTTCGGCGCGACCATGGCCGACATTGACGCACCACATGCCGGCGGGGCCGTCAATCAAGCGGTTGCCGTCAGAATCATAAACGTAAATCCCGTCACCGCCGGTGATCACCGTGCGTTGCTGCTTGCCGGTCTTGGCAAGCTCTTCCCAAGGATGAATCCATTTATTGTCCTTGGCCTGCAAGTCTTTGGTATCGAAAGGAATATTGGGGATCATTTTTTGCTGCTTCTTCCCTGTGTTTGCCTATTGGTTCGGTTTTTATTAATCAGTCACGCTAAAATATTGATTGAACAGTCAATCAGGAATATTTATTAAGTCACTATAAGAACCAGTCAAATTGGAATCAATTGCATTTCATAAAATTCATATTAAACAAAGCATGGGTGCGTAATTGCTCATGCCTGAAGAAAATCTGTGATGATATTTTGACTGACCAGTCAGAAAAATTTTCTTGATAACCGGCTCTAATTGACTGATCATTAAGATGATAATAAATCGTAACGAGAATTCTTACGCCCCGTCAACAGGGTGCGTCCACAATAAACGACAATATCCAACAGGGAGAAATTCATGAAAAATATTATGATAGGTATCGTTGCATTGGTTGTCGGCGTCGCCGTCGGCTTTATGATGAACGATCAAGGTAAACGGGTGGCAAGTCTTGAAAGCGAGATTGCCGCACTGAATTCCCAGCTATCGGAAGCGCAAGCCGCACAAAAAGCCGAACAGGAAGCCGCACAGGCAATGGCTGAAGCCGCAGCGGCAATGGCTAAGGCGAAGTCGATGCCGCTGAAAGTCACCAACTGGGCAGAGTATATAGACGAAGAGAATCTTAAGAAATTTGAAGCCGAGTACGGTATCAAGGTTATTTATGATACCTACGAATCAGCCGAAGCGATTGATGCGAAACTGCTGGCGGGTGATACCGGCTATGATGTGATTTTACATGCTGCGGGTGATATGGCGCGCCTGATCAAAGCAGGCGGTATTTTGCAACCCCTGGATAAATCGAAAATTGATAACCTCAAGCATCTTGATCCGGCACTGATGTCCCAGATGGCATCGGATTGGGATCCGGGCAACAAATACTTCGTGCCGTTCATGTGGGGCACCCACGGGGTGACCTATAACAAGGAACTGGTGCTTGAGACCTATCCGGGTGCGCCAATCGGTTCCATGGATCTGATTTTTGATCCCGCCCATATCGAGAAAGTCGCGAAGTGCGGTGTCTCCATGCTTGATTCGCCAGGCGACGTTATTCCCATGGCTCTTGCCTCTATTGGCCTTGACCCCAACTCGACCAATCCGGACGATTACAAAAAAGTTGGCGAAATGCTTGCTAAAATCCGTCCCTTCATCAAGACGTTCGACAACTACGCCTACCAGAAGATGCCGCAGAAAGAGTTCTGTATTGCGGTGACGTGGGGCCCCGATGGCCTGCTCGCCATGTCCGGCGCCGCCGAAGCCAACACCGGCGTGGTGCTTGATTTCTTCCTGCCTGAAGGCCAGAACAAGGCGCAGCTGTGGATCGATGGCTGGATCATTCCGGCGGACGCAAAAAATGTTATCGGGGCACACCTGTTCCTCGATTTCTTCTCGCGTCCTGAAGTCGGAGCCGCCGATAGCAACTTCACCTGGTATGCGACGGCGAACAAGACGGGCAAGTCCATGGTCGATGAAGAAGTGACCTCCAGCCCGGCCGCGTTCCCGACCTCTGAACAGGTCGCGAAGATGTACACCACGATGGTGTTGCCACCGAAGATCGAGCGTCTTCAAACACGCACGTGGACCGACTTCAAAGCCGGCAACTAGACGATACGGGCATTTGACGGCGGCATTCCTGAACAGGGGTGCCGCCGTCGCTGCTTTTTTGACGGTTTCAAATGTATGAGGACCACCATGACCGGTGAACCGGAAGTCAGTGATACCCCTTGGCTCGAACAGGATGTTGAGCCGTTTATCAAAATCAGGGGTGTTACCAAGAAATTTGGCGAATTTACTGCCGTCGACAATGTTGATCTCGACATCTTTCAGGGCGAACTGTTTTGCCTGTTGGGGGGGTCGGGCTGCGGCAAGAGCACCCTGCTCAGAATGCTTTCAGGCTTTGAAACACCGACGTCCGGCACCATCACCATTGATGGAATGGACATGTCCAACGTGCCGCCCTATGAGCGCCCGACAAACATGATGTTCCAAAGCTATGCGCTTTTCCCCCATATGACGGTTGAAAATAACGTCGCGTTCGGCTTGAAGCAGGACAAAATACCTGCTGACGAAATCACCGGGCGGGTCGATGACATTCTCAAACTTGTCGAATTGCAGGATTACAAAAAACGAAAACCCCAACAGCTTTCAGGGGGGCAGAAACAGCGTGTGGCCCTCGCCCGGGCCCTGGTCAAGCAACCTAAACTGCTGCTTCTTGACGAACCGCTGGCGACGCTTGACAAGAAGCTGCGCGAGCAGACCCAGTTTGAATTGATGAATATTCAGGAACAAGTGGGCATCACCTTCGTCGTCGTCACCCACGATCAGGAAGAAGCGATGACCCTTTCGACCCGCATAGCGGTGATGAATGACGGTGAATTCATGCAGATTGGTACGCCGACTGAAATTTACGAATTTCCGGAAACCCGCTTCGTCGCTGATTTCATCGGTTCGGCAAATATGCTCGAGGGCAGGATTGTCGAGGACGGACCGGATCATGTCCGGGTCAAGACCGATGTTGGCGAGGTCTATATCGATCATGGTCAGTCGATTAGCGAAGGCAGCCGCGTCTGGGTAGCCATCCGGCCTGAAAAAATTCATCTCAGCAAAGAACTCGCAGTTGAACCGGGTCCCAATCAGGCGACAGGCATGGTCGATGATATTGGTTATCTGGGAAACACCTCGATTTACAAGGTCAGGCTGGAAAATGATCAGGTTATCGATGTTACCGCGCCCAATCAGGTCCGGCCCAAGAGCAGGTCACACAGCATAACCTGGGAAGAAAAAGTCTATCTTCACTGGCAGGCTTCAAGCGCGGTCTTGCTAAGAAAATGAACGAAACCCCGATCATTGCCGTTGTCGATCCTGCGCCTTCGCCTTTAAGGGCGTTGTCGCAGATGGCGCGGCGTATGCAAGCGGGTTGGCGATCTATCGTCGTTTTCATCCCTTACGTCTGGTTGCTGGTTTTCTTCCTGCTGCCGTTTTTCATCGTCGCCAAGATCAGTCTTGCCGAACTTGCCGTCGCCAGCCCACCGTTTACAGACATGATTGAATGGGCCGAAGACGGGGCCATGACCATTCGTATCGCCTTCGGCAACTTTTCATATATTTTAGAAGATGACCTGTATGCGAGGACCTACATCAATTCCGTGAAGATTTCCTCGATCTCGACCATTCTTTGCCTTTTCATTGGTTACCCGATTGCCTACGGCATCATTCGATCGGGCCCGGTGGCCAGAAAACTGCTGTTGTTTGCGATCATTCTGCCATTCTGGACGTCGTTCCTGCTGCGCGTTTATGCCTGGATGGGCTTGTTGGCGGACCGCGGGACGATCAACAATATCCTGATCTGGATGGGAATGATTGATGAACCGATCAGGATGATGTACTCGGAATTCGCGGTCTATATCGGCATTGTCTATACCTATCTGCCGTTCATGATCCTGCCCCTATACGCCAATATGGAGAAACTGGACGCCACCCTGAACGAAGTTGCCGCCGATCTGGGTTCGCGGCCAATGAACACGTTCTTCAAAATTACCTTGCCGCTGAC
This genomic window contains:
- a CDS encoding TRAP transporter substrate-binding protein produces the protein MRNKFLTAIGAVGAVVALGSGVAHAEKWDMPMAYSATNFHSATGAEFAKCVTMGTGGSIEVVTHPSGSLFKGGDIKRAIQTGQAPIGERLLSGHQNENALFGFDSIPFLATSFDDSAKLWKAAKPTLTKLLDSQNLVLLYAVPWPPQGLYFKKEVNAVADMKGIKFRSYNTATARLAELTGMLPVTIEAAEISQAFATGVAESMVSSGSTGYDRKVWESLTHFYEVDAWLPRNYVMVNKDVWGGTSKANQNVLRGCASLAEYTGLYRSIEYTQFTLNGLKAGGMTVGPAGDKLVSDLKEIGKTMTTEWLAKSGAEGNAIVDAFKAMK
- a CDS encoding TRAP transporter small permease subunit, with protein sequence MKAFGISVRSMLDRLYFGSGILAALFLISILSLIVIQMLARWTGEVFSGAPDYAGYCMAAASFFAFAHALNRGAHIRVSILLNAVGPKVRRVLEIWCFSIATGLGWYFVYYATKATYWSWKFGDISQGQDATPLWIPQSSMVIGSTIFAIALTDHLIHVLISGDHRIEADVVEQSHGE
- a CDS encoding TRAP transporter large permease subunit is translated as MDEFQLIAIFLFILFLLLGTGIWVGLALLGVAFVGMEMFTTRPVGDTMITTIWSASSSWTLTALPLFIWMGEILYRTRLSEDMFRGLSPWLGKLPGGLIHTNIVGCTIFAAVSGSSAATLTTVGKMSIPELRKREYPEHMIIGTLTGAATLGLMIPPSLTLIVYGVTINESISKLFMAGILPGLVLATMFMGYVAIYSKVSSNFKPIPEPDMTLSEKIANSKFLIPVICLILVVIGSMYMGYATATEAAAFGVLGSLALAGSQGSLSWKTFTASLMGATRTSAMIALILAGASFLSLSMGFTGLPRALAEWIAVLELSRFELLMVLLVFYIVLGCFLDGISSVVLTMAVVEPMIRAAGIDVIWFGIFIVVVIEMAQITPPIGFNLFVMQGMTKHEMGYISKAAIPMFLIMVLMVFVLIFFPELATYLPDNMKNINST
- a CDS encoding cycloisomerase → MTRSHKIKSGRVHLVDLPVEEIHSHGSGDIGSVKSVILELITDTGITGWGEASPWPVFTGTPEANASALKDYFIPAIIDRSPFDVEVLMAEAEKTVVHCQEAKAALETALLDIQGKALGLPIHDLLGGRHRDKVGLSFSIANPNFDEERVKVERLFDEGVRIFKLKTGFNGHDFDLMRVQWLREKYDDQVDLRIDYNQGMNAHEALPRLRDFESFGLSFIEQPVPRDNLEAMSHFTDVLTTPVMADESVFTPREAYVGGQMRVANIYSLKIMKSGGLRRALEVASIARAAGIGVYGGCMFETGVAHAAGAHLMAALPELDLGCEFYMATYYLCEDILTQPFPVKDGHVHIPTGPGLGIDVDRSKLEKYAS
- a CDS encoding sulfite exporter TauE/SafE family protein, which translates into the protein MFQAFPEIALGVYAMAFAVVFFAAIVQSAIGMGFGQVAGPLLLLINADFVPVPIIMMGMLVATMNAIKGRKQVVVGELGFSLAGRTIGSVAAAWVMVLMVDKEAFSLLFAGLILLAVGLSLGKWQLFPNPKTLLIAGTASGFMGTITSVGAPPMGIVYQHSPGPMVRATLNAFFAFGTLASLCALGWFGLLRQDHLMFAIALTPALLLGIWISKHLTSFVDRRFRKLVLGVCIVSSLAVIWDALA
- a CDS encoding MBL fold metallo-hydrolase, with the translated sequence MTGKAVAEVWYSIEPCADNILRFRESHIDTFAVGDIWLVRGSERDLAIDTGCGMVPSAPLIEAVAAKPVTAVALNCYYDHSGGWHGFSDRACHRLDAPELLSPDAEQAEVHRYLNDQTLWALPYQGYLLENYALTGAQPSRLVEDGDRFELGNRSLEVMHTAGRTPGGLVIWEAATGSLFTSDMLYDGRHGDAWPPPDPDAYCTSLRRMRALPVQCVYPGHYDKMDYSQMLEVIDRQLADLEGPDSKRP